The nucleotide window CGTCTATAAAGTCTTATATCGAAAAATATGGCCACAAACCCAGATCTATTTTTAAAGCATTACGAAATGAAGGAGAAACTATTGTCCCCAAATATGAAAAAGGGTTTCTTTACGGTTTAATAATTACTTGCATATTCCTAATTTATCAAATAATAATGTTCTTCATTGATTTTGCAACAGACTTTGTGAGTGTAATATAGAGTACAGAACTTGATATTAAATCTCCAAATAGGAATATTCTGATGGTATCATGAAGCCTTAATTCTGTGTTTGCAGTATTATTATCCCATCTCCTATAATTAACTAGTGAAATTTTTACATTTAAGCAATCGGCATATGTCTCAGTTAACTTTTTTTCAAGTCATCAGGGCGGGCTAGGAAGTATGCGTCCTGAACCCTACATTTAAGTTTATGTTCTAATGTCTATTCTCTTATTTCCTTGTGGCTTCCTCCATTTATTGATGGGGTGTTGAATAACTGGCGTAACATACAGATGGTTTGTTGAACCATCCTTGTTTTTTGAATTCATCCTTGTTGGGTTCCCAGTTTAAGCATCTGTTTATTCACCGAACTTACCCGTATGATAAAATACGAATAGAAAGTAATAAATATAACTTTGAACAACTATTTGCGATGATTTGAGAAGTTCATTATAGGGCTCTATGACTTAGGATGAGTATAATGTGGATGGAAATCTGAATATGGGTATAAATAAGTGATAGTCCGAATGGATTTTTCAATGAAAATAAATTCATTAAATTTTCGGGTAAGATATGGGCTAATTTAGCTGCATTAATGTTTTAGCGTAGTATTACTCATTTAATCATGAGGAATAGAAGGAGAATAAAAAAATGTTTGTACCGCCAAGCTGGTTAGAAGGACTTTTCATACAAATCGGCATGTATGTAGTTATCCCTTTAATTATTGCCACAGTTTCTGTGATAGTGATATCGAGAAGATCGAATCGCAAAAAAACACATCAAAATGAATCCCATCTGGATGAATCTCATCATAAAGACACTCATCATAAAGGATCACATCACAAAGACGCCCATCTCAAGGAATCACATCAGAAAGAAGCCCATCTGGATGAATCTCACCACAAGAGATCAAAGCGCAGGGGATCAACAGACTGGGGATCAAAAATTATAGTATTTGCTTTTGCTTTTATTGTAGCAATCATAGTAGTGTACCCAATTGGCTGTGTATACTGGTTCTATGCATATGAAGTACCCTCTATACAAGAAAAAACAATCACAGTTCAAGGATGGGAACCTAAGCCTGGAATAGTTCCTGATAATGGGGGTATGATGACTATAAGCAATGCAGACCAATTATTACTCATCACAACCGAAAATGAAGGTTTCTTTAATATGGAAAATTTCCTGTTTGGTAAATTTAACACCCGGGATATTTTCAACAAGCTAAAAGTTGGGGGAACCTATAAAATTAAATATTATGGATGGAGAAATGGATTTAACAGTGGATTTCCAAATATACTGAGTGTTGAAGAAGCAGTAAACGAAACCGGTGCAAAAAATAACAGTTATGGTAACTATTTCGGCACAAAATTCGCAAGCAATTTCCAATGATAAACATTTTTTTCCTTTTTTAATTCTTTTTTTTTAAATAGACTATTATGGTGCTCTTTACAATCTTTTTTGTAATAGACATTCAAATTAGAGATTAAATACAAATTAGAAATTAAATAAATAATCTTAGACAAACATCATCCTATTTCCGAGTCCAAAAGAAAAATTTATTTTTGTTAACAGCAATATATATTATAAAAAGTTGATTTGCAAATGATTTGCCAGTAAATTCATGATAATCACTACTAAAAATAATGATTAGAGGTAATTCATGAAAAAAACAACTCCCAATCAAGAAATACGCGACCATCATGCAGACAAAGCAAATGGAGAAAGTTTGGCGCTTGCAAAGATCGCTGCGATGCCTGGACAGTATCGTGCAATGGGGGAGCGGCTTCATACCCTCATCAAAGCCAGCTCACCAACCCTCTCACCAAGGACCTGGTACGGGATGCCGGCATATGCCAATGATGGTAAGGTCATCTGCTTCTTCCGTGGTGGTGTGAATGAAAGATACATGACACTGGGCTTCACTGAGGAAGCAAAACTTGACGAAGGCAACTTATGGCCCACTTCCTTCGCTTTAAAAGAGTTGACTCCCACCGAAGAGACGATGATCACTTCCCTCGTGAAGAAAGCTGTGGCTGAGGACTGAAATCATCACTTGCCCCTGAAATTGTCGCAAGAGTAGTCTTAATGGACATAAGTCACCCAGTGTTAAGCTTTAAAAAATATCCATTCTAACCACACTTACAATTTTTTCATTTCCTTATTCAGTTTCCTGGCACTGTACTAAAAAAAATCCTGTTATTCTCTCTGTTTTTGTAGTTTCAGTATACCATTAACTGAAAAATTACTGGTGAACTTATTCATATTTTAAGTAATTGGGCACATGTCCTCTTCATGTAACCTATTTTTTATTATCGGGTTGGCTAAGTAGTATGCGTCCCGAACCATACATTTAGCATCATGTCCCTAATGAGGTCCTGATTTTGCATAGGGCTTACTGTAATGTTTATAAATGGAAATGTGAGAACTTCCTTAAGGACGATTTATGAAGGTGATTGGTAACTATAAATAAAAAAAGGTGTAAAAGTTATGCTATGAATTTTAAAGAGGGAATATTATGGATTTGAATATTTTATGGATGGTACCTGTAGCTTATTTTGTACATATTTTAGAAGAATCCCCGAGATTCGTGCCTTGGGCAACCAGATATCTTGGTGCACCTGAAACATTTGGGCAGTTTGTTCTGGGTAATGTTATTTTCATGGCATATGTCATCATAGCCACATCACTTGCAATCTTCTATCCTAGCGAAATAACACTGATTATTGGATTATCCACCGCTGCATGGATATTTTCAAACTTCCTAATCCATGCATACTACACCCTACGCACAGGTGAATATTCTCCCGGTGTTGTAACTGGAGGTGCAATATACGTCCCGGTTTCATTGTATATTTACTACAACTTCCTGGGATCTGGATTGTTAAACACTTTGGATCTGGCACTGTCGGTTATTATCGGATTTGGAATTATGTACATACCAACCATGATACAGCAAAAGAGAAAGGGGAAACTATAGGTGGACTTCTCTTGTTTAAAAAACACTTCTCTTGTTTTTAAAAAAAGAATTGAGTGATTTGATTCAAACAAATTCTAATTTAACGTTAAAACGATTATTTAGGGCTTTAAAATAGCACTTAATTCTTTTAAATCCTATTTTATAACTTAACCCATAATTAAGGAGTTATTCATGGTTACAAAGACAAAAATTAAAATCAATGACAATAACAAATTGCGAGAAATATTGGATTCTGAGTATGAAGGTTCATCTCAAATTAGAATGTGTAAATATGCTTTAAAACTATCAACACACATTTTAAAATTAGTAAAGTACGATGAACCTGAAAATCCAATTATTAAAGAAGGCTATTTGATAAATGAGGCATGGCAACGTGGGGAAGTTCGCATGCATGATGTTAGGCAGGCGGGTTTTAAGATTCACAAATTAGCAAGGGAGTCGGGAGATGAAGTAATTCAAACTGCATTAAGGGTTGTAGGTCAATCTATTGCAACTGCGCATATGAAAGAACACGCAATGGTGGCTTCTGATTATGCAATTAAGGTTATAAATCTTCTTTACCCTAACAAAATAGAAAAGGTTACTGAAGAACGATTATGGCAAATAAAGCAACTGCAATCAATTTCAGAACCGCAATAAATGAACTTTACTCCTTCTTCATAATGTAATATAGTTTTAGTCCTGTTATCCCAATCCATATCCAAGGCACTGCCAGGAATAATCTCTGGGCGACTCCCTGATAGTCCACGTAGTATGTCATGGAAATTTTAAGCAAAATAACAAAAATAATTGATAACAGTCCACTTATTAATGAATAGGTTCGGTATCTGCCCCAAACCATACTATCTTCATTTCTTAATCCTTGCCAGATCAAGAGTTGAGCGATGATAATTGCCACAAATGCAGTGGCACTTACCAGATTATGAGGCATTTGTGAGAGATAATCCTCAGGGAATACTCCAGCAAACAACACTCCTAAACCAAATAAAACAACGAACCACACCCCTGCTTTAAGAGCTCTCCCCTGCGGACTTGGCAAACCACTACGAAGTCCAAGGGCTAAACTTATGGTTAAAAGGCCAAAAATAATGAAATTAATGTTTTGAATAATTGCATAAGGCCCAACACCAAGATCACTGACAAAATTGCTGGTTTGACTATAGTCCGACCTTAGAAGACTGGCTATTATCACCAAAAGTGCGAAAAAGATGGGAGCAACGATACCACACATCGCGAAGAATCGTTGCCGGTTCATCATTTGTATAGATATTCCATTTCCCCTATTCACATTTCTCACCCCATAACAAAAATAATATAAAAATTTACTAAGTTAAATTCTATTAAATTATTCTAACAATATAATATAAGGACAGTTCTATTTAAATTATACGGGTAAATAGCTGGATATCAATGCAAATAGTGCGAATGCGGAAATAAGCACCAATGCTGCCAACCTGGCTTCCCCATATTTGTGCGATTCTGGAATTATTTCTTCTACAGTAACTGTTAATAGTACCCCTGCAGTGAAAGCTAAGATAGAATATTCCACTATTGGTGGTTGCCCTTTAACCAGTAAATAGCCTGCAGCTGCACCAATTAAAACCGGGACACTTGCTGAGATGAGTAAAAGAATTCGAGTTTTTCGTTTAATTCCTTTATCTTTTAATGCGGCAACAGTGGCAAAACCTTCAGGTAAATCTGCTGAAACTACACCTACTGCCAGTAACAGGCCCAGATTTAAAGATACCAACGCCCCGGTTCCAATCATTAAACCATCAGTAAATGAATCAATGGTGGTGCCTATAAATATGGCCCACGCAGCAGTGGACTGGCTCAGGTCACCACTTTTTACCTGCATGTAATTTATCAACTGGTCCAGAATGACAAAAAATACACCGCCTGCCACAAAAGCTAAGATTACAATCCAGGGAGTAGTCGCGGTTAAAGATCGTGGAATTAATTCAACACTTATTACTGCAAGAATAATTCCTGTGGCGGCATGTAATGCTAAACTTAGATTCTTTTTACTTATTTGAAAGAATTCAGCAGCAAGACCACCTGCAAAAGTTCCTAACACCGGTAATAATGAATATAAGAATATTACCAGCAGTTCGTTCATATTTATCCCTTTCTAAACATTTACTTCAAGTAATAATTTATTAATTTATACACAAATAATTATTGACATCTTTTAATTAGTGACATCTTTACATCATCATTAATTAAGGAAAATATAATAATGCAAGTTTCTTATAATCTGAAAGGATATTAACGAAAAGATAAAATTAGAATAGTAGATAAGAGGGGATTTGATGGAAAAAGTACTGATTGTGGGATCAGGAGCTGGAGGGGCTACTGTTGCTAAAAATTTGGCAAAAAAGGGTATGGATGTCACTATTATCGAAAAAGGTAACTGGATAAATGCTGCAAAAGCTTATCAGTGTTATGACAACATGAATGTGGGTGTAGAACTTCTCAAAGCCACTTGTGTTGGTGGAACTACCCTGGTCACAGCAGGTAACGCTGTTAGAACTTGTCAAAAAGAGTTCAAAAATATTGGGATTAATATCGACCATGAACTTCTCGAAGTAGAGCGTGAACTTAATGTAAATACACTTCCAGACTCCCATGTGGGGGAAGGAACGAGAAAAATCGTGGAGGCTGCTTCAGATTTGGGCTTGAGAATGGAAAAAATGCCTAAATTCATAGATCCTTTAAAATGTATACCTTGCGGGCAATGCGTTATGGGATGTCCAAGACATGCCAAATGGAGTGCTTTAAGTTATCTTGAAGAAGCAGAGAATTCTGGAGTAAAGATCTTATCAAACACATCTGTTGAAAAGATTATAACAAAAAATGGAGTGGTTCAAGGAGTAAAAACTGATGAGAAAGAATATTATTCTGATATGGTCGTATTATCAGCAGGGGCCATTGAAACTCCCAGGATACTTATTAGATCTGGTTTGAATGCGGGGGAGCAATTGTTTGTTGATACATTCATAACAGTGGGAGGTATTCTTAAAGGCATCAAGTTTAACAAAGAAGTGTCCACGAATTCCCTATGGAAAGGCAGTGATTTCATTTTAACACCCCATTATACCAGTACAACTGCTGAAATGTTAAAAACAACGGGATATGGTGCGAATGATATTCTGGGAATGATGGTTATGATCAAAGATGACAGATCTGGAATGGTTACAGAGAATGAAGTGGTTAAAGAAAATACTGCACACGATGTTGGTCTTTTAACTGAGGGTTCAGCCATTGCCGGTGCACTTCTTGAAACTGCAGGAGTAGATACCAGTACTATTGTTTCAACTCCGGCTCGAGGTGCTCATCCTGGGGGTACTGCAGCTATCGGGGAAGTTGTGGACAACAATCTTGAAACTGAGATAAATGGTTTATACGTAGCAGATGCCAGTGTTTTCCCCAGCGCTCCTGGATCTCCACCAGTTCTCACCATAATGGCTCTTGCAAAAAGGCTTGCTAAATATTTAAGCGAAAATTAATGAATTATATAATTAAAATGAAGGTGAAATAATTTTGATCTTCTATTTATCACTTTTTTTGAATCCATGAAAGATTTTGAAGCATACCTTACAGATCCATTCCATCTTAATTTTATAGAAAATAATTCAGATAGTACTGCAGAAAGTAGTGCTGTTTGCTTCCAGACAACTAAAATAAATCTCATAAACCAATAAATTATTAATAATTACCAATTGATTTGGTTATTATGGCAAATCTGGAGAAGTAGGTCCTGTTTCCTATTTGAACATAATAACCGTTTAAGTGCTTAATAGTTAACTTAAGTGCTTAATTATTAAAAATTCAGAAAGTATGCCACTCTTCACTCCATTCAGCCATGGGGCGAGTTACTTTATGTAATTGTCTACCTTTTTCCGTTAGAGAATATTCTACTTTAATGGGTGAATCATCAATGATATTTTTTTCAATTATTCCATAATTAACCATATTTTTTAATTTAGAGGATAAGGTCCTTGAACTGATCTTGGGCAAAGCTTTTGCTATTTCATTATATCTTAAAGGCCCATTAGCCATTACCAGTTCTCTAACAATTAGCAGAGTCCATTTATTCCCGATCAACAGTATTGTTTTCTCCACAGGGCATGCTATCTCTTCAAAACCATCTGGATATTTCAATTCACTCATTTTATCACGTTAAATTATCTTGAAACTAGGTTATAAAACCAACTTTACCAGTTGATACTTGCTTTACCCTTAGATACAGGTCCTATATATACTTTACATTATACAGTTACTTTAATTATTAATGGAGGATACACAGTTATGAATGAAGTAGTGAAATTTTTATGTGAAAATCCAGTAACCTACGTTGCAACCATTGGTTTAGATGGTAAACCCAAAGTTCGACCATTCCAGTTCATGCTTGAAAATGGCGGAAAACTCTATTTCTGTACCAACAACCAGAAAGATGTTTATAAACAGATCCAGAAATTCCCATATATTGAAGTCACGACTTCCAGTCCGGATTTTAGGTGGATAAGGCTTAGTGGTAAAGTTGTATTTTCTGAAGATATGGAAGTTAAAAAGGCAATAATTGACAGTAGCCAACTGGTAAAGTCACTCTATCAAACTGCAGATAATCCTATATTCAAGATATTCTATCTTGAGGATGCAAAAGCAACAATTGCCGATTTCTCAGGTGAACCTCCTAAAGAGTTCTCACTCTGATATGTTTTTTAATTTTTAATTATTTTTTATTTAAATTATTTTTTAATATTGTTCCATTACATTTTTGAGTGTATTCTTACACAAATTCAGGGTCCTGTTTGCATCTGGATATATGTATTCCATCGCATATTGAACATGTCTGCCATTGAGGATGCTACTGCTGGACTGGGAATCCACAAGGCCACTACTTTGTTTAGATCCAGGATATTTTCATTAATTTTAGGGAAAATAATCAACAACTCTTTCTCATCCACTACCACGTACTTAATGGGTGGTTTTCCAGAGACTATCATCTCCGGTTGAACATCCTCAAAGGATTTAATAAGGTTAATTTCACCTTCGCTGGTCTTTATAATATCTCCGGCAATGATTCGAAACCTGATCTGGTTTTTTTTAGCCTTTAAAATAATGGGCTTTAGCGATTCAATTTCTTCAGGAAAATATAGATCACCAGTCAGCATAACGCTTTTTTTAGCTCTGGACACCATATCCACTGATTTGGCTGTAATGCTCTTTTTGCCATGAATCAACCATACTTTTGGTATCTCCTTTTTTATCTGCTGATCATACATCATGGACATTTCACTGGATAAGGAGTCAATTTCACCCATAAGATCAGACTGCCTCCTGTCAATTACCATCCTTGGATCGCAAGCTGTGAACAGTTTTGGACGTCCTTGCTCCACAGTTATCCACCCATCTCTTTCCAGCTTGTTTAAAACATCATAAATTTTAGTCCTTGGAATATTCGCTTCTGAAGCAATAGTTGTAGCATCAACCGGGCCAAAATTCGTAATAACAATGTAAGTCCTTGCACCGTAACTGGATAAACCCAGTTTTTGCAATGATGATACCATCTTCTCATCAAACATCATGTTTAGTCACCTGTTCACCTATTAAAGTTACATTATATTTATATGATGTTCCTGTGAATTTAAAACTATAGAACTGAAGGACTAATTAGGTATGAAAAGTAATAGAGTCTGCTGAAAGGACTAGTAGAACTGGTTAAGAGTGTTAGACTGGTAGAAGGGCTGGTAGAACTGGTTAAGAGTGTTAGACTGGTAGAAGGGCTGGTAGAACTGGTTAAGGTGTTAGGGCTGGTAGAACTGATGAAGAATAATAAAACTAGTGGAAGGGGTTAAGATGGAGAAAATGGAAGGGAATAACTCAACAGAAGACGTGAATAAAACAGTGGTCTTACTAATTGCTACTCTGGCCACCTTTTTAACTCCCTTCATGGGAACTTCCCTGATCATTGCCCTCCCCACAATTTCCAGTGATCTGGCAGTTAATGCTATCCTTTTAAGCTGGATTTCAACTGCATACATTTTAACATCAGCCATGTTTGCAGTGCCCCTGGGGAAAATTGCCGATATTTATGGAATGAAAAAAGTTTTCACCTATGGAATAGTGATTTTAACCATTTCCACAATTTTGGCTGCACTATCTCCTTCAGCCTATTTTCTTATAATAATGAGGGCCCTTCAGGGTATTGCCAGTGCAATGATATTTGTCACTGGCCTGGCAATGATAACATCAGTATTCCATCCCAAAGAAAGAGGTAAAGCAATAGGAATCAACCTCACTGCAGGATATGCTGGTTTGGTTCTGGGACCTGTACTGGGTGGCCTGTTAACACAGTACCTGGGATGGAAAAGTATTTTTTACTGTATTGTACCACTTTGTTTACTGGTTCTGATTCTGGTTATTTGGAAAATGAAAGGAGAATGGGGTGAATGCAAAGGAGAAAAATTAGATAAATGGGGAACTCTACTCTACATTCTAATGCTAGCACTGGTTCTAATTGGATTTTCAACAATAACTGAAACATTTGGAATTATAATGGTAGTTTTAGGAGTTATAGGCTTTATTGGCTTTATTCTCTGGGAGTTAAGGGTTGAAAATCCAGTTTTGGAAGTGAAATTATTCTTTGAAAATAGAAGATTTGCATTCTCCAACCTGGCAACCTTAATAACCTATATAGGTACCTTTGCGGTGAGTTTTCTTTTGAGTTTGTATCTCCAGTACATTAAAGGATATGATCCGGAGATAACTGGCTTAGTTATGGTTGTTCAAACAATTTTCATGGTAATTATCTCACCGGTATCGGGAAAACTTTCTGACCGGTTCGATCCTGGGAAACTGGCTTCACTGGGAATGGCAATTATTTCCATTGGTCTTTTTATTCTTTCATTAATTAACGCTGAAACCAGTTTGTACACTATAATATTAGCCTTAGCATCCCTAGGGATTGGAATTGGAATATTCTCTGCTCCCAACACCAATGCTATCATGGGATCCGTGGAAAAAAAGTACTTCGGAGTATCTTCTGCAATTTTAGGTACAATGAGACTTTTAGGTCAGACATTTGGTATGGGATTAATTTTACTGGTATTTGCAGTTTATATTGGTACTGTTCAATTTACTCCACAAAATTATCCAGAACTACTAATGAGTATTAAAATTACCTTTGTTATTTCCGTAATTTTAAGTGTAATAGCAATTTTCGCATCGTTAGCTCGAAATAAGAAATAATTTATTTTTTTTGCAGTGACTTTTTTTAAATCAAGTCATTTTTGATAAATTATTTTTCAAATATTTACTTTTGAAAAAATTACTATCACAACTCTTGCACTATGCAAGTATTTATACCATGAAAATCATACTTGCATAAAACAACTATTGCATTATGCAATAGTATTATCTTTCGAGGTAAAATCTGAGGTAAATTTCGAGGTAAAAATTATGGAAAATAAAAACGAAAAAACCAACACTAAAATTGAGATGATAACTGGAGATCCCAAAAGGGCTATAAGAAAACTCTCCTTTCCCATGATGTTAATTATGATACTGGTTATCAGCTACCAGGTAGTGGACAGTATCTGGATAGCAGGATTAGGAGCCGATGCACTGGCTGCACTGGGCTTCATCACTCCACTGTACATGATAATAGTAGGATTGGGCCAGGGTTTAGGAGCTGGCAGCACATCACTCATAGCACGTTCCATCGGAAAGATCATGAAACAGCAAGTAATGCAGGAATGCATTCGGTTTTAATCACAGCCGTACTCTCAATTATTCTCCCGGCCACACTCCTTTTGTTTTTAAACAACATATTACTATCAATGGGTGCCAGTTCAGTACTTAATCTGGCAACTGAATACGGGCAGATTGTGTTTATAGGATCATTTGCACTGCTATTTAACCTGGTTGGATCCAGTATCCTACGTGCCGAAGGAGATATGAAAAGAGCAACCTATGCCATTGCCATAACCAGCATCCTGAACATGGTTATAGCACCCATATTTATCTACACCCTGAACATGGGAATTAAAGGGGCAGCAGTGGCTACAGTACTATCTTCAACCATAGCTGCAATTGCCATATTTTACTGGATATTGGTGAAAAAAGACACCTATGTCACATTTAAAATGGAAAAATTCCATTTCAATATGAATATTATAAGGGATAACTAGTAGTAACCGTGCCGGCAAGTGTAGAACAGTTTATAATGTCTGTGCTGGCTATTGGAATTAACTGGATACTAGTTATAGTTGCTGGAACAACTGCAGTTGCTGTATACACTGCTGGATGGAGAATCGTGTCCTTTGGAATTATCCCAGCTCTGGCAATAGAAACCGGTGTTTTAACTGTTGCGGGCATAGCGTACGGTGCAAGAAACTATAAAAATCTGAAAATAAGCTGTAATTACGGTATAAAACTGGGAGTAGTTATATCAATAGTTTTAGCAGCGGTAACCTATATTTTCGCCCCAAACATTGCATGGTTATTTTCATATTCTGCAAACAGTGCAGATATGACTCCAATGATAGTTGAATTCCTCAGAATATTCTGCGTATTCTTCATAGCCATTCCTTTCGGGCTGGCATCTACAGCAGTGTTTCAAGCCGCAGGAAAGGGAACAACCTCATTAGTCCTGGTTATCATAAGAGATTTAGTCATGTCTTTATCGGTAGCTTACCTTTTAGGAGTTATAATGGGGTGGGGTGCACAGGGAGTCTACTGGGGAATAGTAATTGGAGTTATTCTTGGATCAGCCCTCAGCTATCTGTATTTTAGATTATTTTTAAGAAGATTGGATAACGAAAAAACCGATGAAATGAATTTAATAAATCAAAAGAAGGAAAAGATCAGTGATAGCTGATGTTTTCACTTTTTTATAAATACCTTAAGTTTTTATAAAATACTTAAAAATATTAAATAAGATCACAGAATAATTACAAATTGGAGGGTAAAATGAGAAAAAGGGGTCACTTATCAGAGAAGGAAATTTCAAAAATGTCACTGGGGTCCCTGATAAACACGGTTAGCAGGGTGCATTTAGCCTTTTTATTGGGAAAAATTGAAGAATTAGGTATTACTGGGGGTCAATTCCAATTCCTTTCTGGCTTAACTCTTAAAGATGGGATCACCCAGGAAGAACTATCCAAAAGATTCCATATGAATCAAAGTACCATAGCCAGAGCATTGAAAAAACTAGAAGATGCGGGGATGGTCCAGAGAACTGTCGATGAGAATAACCGCAGGCGTAACATCATCACTGTTACCAGAAAAGGACAGGAAACTGTAAATGAAATAAATAGGATGGAATATGAATGGGAGAACAGGTTTAAATCTTTATCATCAGAAGAAAAAGATCAACTAAAAAATCTTTTAAGACCCATGGCCACAGAATCCATTGATTTAATGTACGAATTCAGGAAATAAGTGTTTTTAATATATGATTTAAAGAAAAATAGTTGAAAAAAGGCCTTTAGTAAAATAAAGAAGTTTTCATATAATTTTAATTTTATCAGTTCAAAACGTATTTGAATTCAATAAAAAGAAAAAATATAGGATGATATTAAATAATCCTGTGTTATTGTGGATGTATGGGCGATAAAGTATTATTTTACAGCCTTTCCCCTTTGATACTTGGTAAATAATCTGATAATCAATTTTAACACCTTTGCAGTGTCATGATTCTTTTTTAAAACATATCCTGTTTATAGAAATGATCATTTATTATAAAAACTTAAATTATATATTCTAGAATACTATTTATACTAAAAATAGTATCTACTCCAAATTTAGGTAAGTTCTTCAGGTGGTCAATCATGGATAAAGATGAGTTTGTAGAAAAAAT belongs to uncultured Methanobacterium sp. and includes:
- a CDS encoding MarR family transcriptional regulator → MRKRGHLSEKEISKMSLGSLINTVSRVHLAFLLGKIEELGITGGQFQFLSGLTLKDGITQEELSKRFHMNQSTIARALKKLEDAGMVQRTVDENNRRRNIITVTRKGQETVNEINRMEYEWENRFKSLSSEEKDQLKNLLRPMATESIDLMYEFRK